Below is a genomic region from Nanoarchaeota archaeon.
CGAATGCATGAGAAGATTAACCAGCGCTTCCCTGATGGCGGTAGCCTGCGGCTGGTCCGTTGAGGCAAATCCGGCGCTTTTCAGCTGAAAGGGAATATCAATTTTCTTTAGCAGCCGTTCGATTATGCTAAAATAGAACCTGAACAGGTTTTCCTCTTCGCTAAGCCTATATGTGTATCGCGTAGAAGCATCAGAATAAGATGTCCCGGGTATTTCAAGATAATCTATCCGAAAGTCGGTGATGATTTTATTTATCTGCTCTTCTTTTCCGAAGAAGAGCAATCCGCCGACAGTAACTTTGCCGCTAATCAGGACATTAAGGCGTTTTAACAATTCTTCCGTATCAAGCTTATTGTACCTGTGATCCGGGTTGAAGTTTTTCATATATGTCCGGTAATCTTCAATTGTCTTCGGGTCAAGGTCCTTGAGCGTGTATGTTGTCAGCTCTTTGTCTTTTGAAGAGAATGCCTGTTCGCGAAACATTGCGTCTGTCTCTTCCTGCGTTGCTCTTTGGTCCCCGCTCCCTGTTCTTATGAATGTGTTTTTTGGGCTGTTGTAAAACACCGGCTTCTTCTCAGCAGCAGGTATGTAAAACGCGAGCACTTGTTTTTCATCAATTTTGTACTTTTTGCATTTAATGTCGATATTTTTATTGAATTTTTCGCCTCCTCTTAAAGTACATATAACGTCCTGCTCTATTTTTTCAGGATTTTCAACCCCTAACACGGAATAATTTTTCCCTTCTTTCTTAACCCCGAAAACGAGCCAGCCTCCTGCGGTATTTGAAAACGCTGAAACCGTCTCCCATGAATTTTTTGGAATCTCGGATTTTGCCTCTTTGACTTCAAAGTCCTCCCATTCTATGTCTCCAAACCTTTGAATTAATTCTTCTTTATTCATACGTTAAAACCAGTTCTTCTAAATTTTTATTTATTTCCTTATCCCGCTTTTTCGTTCGCTCTCTGCGCTTTAAACTTTGATGAATCGCCGTCATGTATCTTGATTTCCCATCCCGCCCAAACCCCTGCGCGCCCTTACTTTCAATCGCCGAAAGCTTCGTAATTAATCGCGAAGATAAGGCATTGAAAGGCTTGAAAATCCCGAGGATTTTCATGACTTAATCACTTCCCACCGCCCGCCTTTGTCGGGTCCGATTCTTCGGATTGCGCCGCTCTTCTTTAGGCGGTTTAAATGGAATTTCACGCCGTCTTCTGTTATTCCGGTTATTTGCGCAAGCTCTTTTCGCGTAATGAGCGGATTTTCCTTTATTGCATCCATAATCTTCTGGGTAGTTTTCTGGGTAGTTTTCTGGGTAGTTTTCTCCCCAGTGTCCTTTTCTTTCAATCCCTCAGCAGCGCCGATTTTTCTCCCGAACTCTTTAACCGATTGCCTTCTGAATGTCACAGTAAAAAATGTGGTGAACTCGAATTTGGGCTCAGGAAGCCCTGCGCCGGCCATTTCATCGCGCATTCTTGCGATTCCGCTTCCTGCTTTTTCCACAAGCCCCTGCATTTGCATTAATGAGAATATTAGCGGGTTTCGGGAGAGGCTTTTCTTGCCAAAATCGCGCTCTTTAATAATGAGGCCGCCGGGATTGGAAATCTCGACCCTATCGTCATAAATATCTATCATTATGACTGCCCCGCGCTCAGAATAATCCCTGTGGCAAATGGCATTAATTAGTGCCTCTTTAAGCGCTCTTTCAGGAATCTCCATTATTTCTTTTCTTGGCCCGAATCCTTCGAACTTGTATCCTACTTTAAGATGCTGACGAATAAACGATATTGTATTTTCATAGTTTGACAGCACATCTTTTCCAAAATCCTTTCTATCGATAATATGCGCTTTTGTAATTCCCTTATACAAAATGCAGGTTATTATCGCGTGAGGCAAAAACTTTGAGGCGTCTTTTGCAAAGAATAATATGCCGGCGTTCTTGAATTCATCGCCATCGCTCAACACGCCGATATTTTTTAGCAGATCTTTTTCAGGCAAGACTTTTGATATTTTAGCAGCCTTGAGAAAATTATTAAGCTTTGAATTATCCAGCTCGTCAAATGTAACGCCCGGACTTGTAATTTCTTCATAAAGCACTTTGCCGTGCTTTGAAAATAATTCTCTTATTTCGTCAACATTAAGCTTTTGGGATGTGGCTCCCTGCCTTAGATAGAATCCTTCTTTGCATTTATGCGGCTTGTTATTGCTTTCCGGAACATCAATAATTAATACGTTTTCAAAAGAAAAAACATTAATCTTTATTGGCGGATCGCAGTTCCTTGCTATGCTTTGAATTTCGGATTTTGCACTATTGTTTAAAGAAAAACCCTTGATACTCGTATCATCTCCAATCCCGATAAATAATTTTCCTCCTTCGGCATTGGCAAAAGCGACAATATCTTTATCCATGCCCGAAATAGTCTCTCTGAACTCGGTTTTGAAATCCTCTCCTTTTTGCAGGATAAAATCAAACTCTTTTTTGTCCATATTACTCATCTTTTTCTTTTTTGAATTTGACTTTCAAAAAATAAACTCCTTTTTCACGGCACTTTTTTGCTTCCAGGATTTTAATTTTGCCTAAAAAACGAGGGTCTTCGCAATAGCCATGTTTAGTCTGGCAGTTAATATTAAAAGATGCCTTTCCGGAGCATCCGGAACTCCAAAAAGAATCGAGATCATGTATGGTAATATCCTCCAGATTAAGGATAATATCCGCACCGTAAAGATGTTTGTCTTTGTTTTTCATTTGAACGCACCACAAAATCATATTTTAAACCCGATCGTTTTCAAATTCCTTTTTATTTCCTCATCAAGTTTTTTCCCGTCTTCCATCTGCCTTGTTAACTCTGCCGCAAGCTTCTTCATTTTCTCCTCAAACGGCTCGCCGTCGTCCTCGACTTCTTCTGCGCCGACATAGCGGCCCGGGGTTAGAATATGCCCGTGCTTCCTAATCTCATCAATCTTAACTGCCTTGCAGAATCCTGCAACATCTTCGTATTTTCCGCCTTCGCCGCGCCATGCGTGATAAACCGAGGAAATTTTCTTAACCTCTTTTTCGGTTAATTCCCTATGCCTCCTGTCAATCATTGCGCCCATCTTTCGCGCGTCAATAAAGAGAAATTCTCCTCTCCTGTCCCTGAATTTATGGTTTTTCTTGTCTCGCGCAACAAACCAGAGGCATGCAGGGATCATTGTATTATAGAACAGTTGCGAAGGCAGGGCGACCATACAATCAACCAAATCTTCCTCAACCATGTTTTTCCTTATCTCACCCTCGCCGGAAGTATTAGAACTCATTGAACCGTTAGCCAATACGAACCCCGCAATTCCAGTTGGTGCGAGATGATATATGAAATGCTGAACCCATGCAAAGTTGGCATTTCCTGCAGGCGGAATTCCAAACCGCCACCTCGCATCATCTCTTAGCAATTCACCTTTCCAGTCGCTGTCATTAAACGGCGGATTGGCAAGAATAAAGTCTGCTTTCAAATCCTTATGCTCGTCATTCAGAAAACTTCCTTCGTTATTCCATTTGACAAAAGTTGCTTCAAGTCCTCTTATGGCAAGATTCATTTTGCAAAGCCGCCAGGTTGTCTGGTTTGATTCCTGGCCGAAAATATGGATGTCGTCAAGCTTTCCCTGGTGCGCCTTGATGAATTTTTCGCTT
It encodes:
- a CDS encoding putative DNA binding domain-containing protein; its protein translation is MNKEELIQRFGDIEWEDFEVKEAKSEIPKNSWETVSAFSNTAGGWLVFGVKKEGKNYSVLGVENPEKIEQDVICTLRGGEKFNKNIDIKCKKYKIDEKQVLAFYIPAAEKKPVFYNSPKNTFIRTGSGDQRATQEETDAMFREQAFSSKDKELTTYTLKDLDPKTIEDYRTYMKNFNPDHRYNKLDTEELLKRLNVLISGKVTVGGLLFFGKEEQINKIITDFRIDYLEIPGTSYSDASTRYTYRLSEEENLFRFYFSIIERLLKKIDIPFQLKSAGFASTDQPQATAIREALVNLLMHS
- a CDS encoding helix-turn-helix domain-containing protein gives rise to the protein MDKKEFDFILQKGEDFKTEFRETISGMDKDIVAFANAEGGKLFIGIGDDTSIKGFSLNNSAKSEIQSIARNCDPPIKINVFSFENVLIIDVPESNNKPHKCKEGFYLRQGATSQKLNVDEIRELFSKHGKVLYEEITSPGVTFDELDNSKLNNFLKAAKISKVLPEKDLLKNIGVLSDGDEFKNAGILFFAKDASKFLPHAIITCILYKGITKAHIIDRKDFGKDVLSNYENTISFIRQHLKVGYKFEGFGPRKEIMEIPERALKEALINAICHRDYSERGAVIMIDIYDDRVEISNPGGLIIKERDFGKKSLSRNPLIFSLMQMQGLVEKAGSGIARMRDEMAGAGLPEPKFEFTTFFTVTFRRQSVKEFGRKIGAAEGLKEKDTGEKTTQKTTQKTTQKIMDAIKENPLITRKELAQITGITEDGVKFHLNRLKKSGAIRRIGPDKGGRWEVIKS
- a CDS encoding SAM-dependent methyltransferase — translated: MTRAALDKQRLGELIDLIGTIGLGDAESRSKDILGRVYEYFIGRFADAEGKSGGQFYTPRSIVSLLVEMIEPYKGRIFDPCCGSGGMFVQSEKFIKAHQGKLDDIHIFGQESNQTTWRLCKMNLAIRGLEATFVKWNNEGSFLNDEHKDLKADFILANPPFNDSDWKGELLRDDARWRFGIPPAGNANFAWVQHFIYHLAPTGIAGFVLANGSMSSNTSGEGEIRKNMVEEDLVDCMVALPSQLFYNTMIPACLWFVARDKKNHKFRDRRGEFLFIDARKMGAMIDRRHRELTEKEVKKISSVYHAWRGEGGKYEDVAGFCKAVKIDEIRKHGHILTPGRYVGAEEVEDDGEPFEEKMKKLAAELTRQMEDGKKLDEEIKRNLKTIGFKI